A stretch of Candidatus Methylomirabilota bacterium DNA encodes these proteins:
- a CDS encoding CPBP family glutamic-type intramembrane protease: protein MWALEHDVPAAPTDVPVVARVPALILVGTVALALVLAGGGYLPAGDVRAVLVAALHGALLTAALGAAAGASRAWTVTTPAIITLALIAVGAVASRIQAHGSLAYLAVLAWLSWLGVRGQLAPLGGRPTSMIALLVGSLAGVVLGSHVLLSATFTLGYRLRDDGVAAWLLALAYDVGLNIPSAELFVRGVVFDGLQRRVSFATGAAVATLAYLARFLPDPRLPSAVEVLAGATIYLTLLSAINSWLFWWSGSLLPGLASALAFFAAYRLLGT, encoded by the coding sequence ATGTGGGCGCTTGAGCACGACGTCCCGGCCGCTCCGACGGACGTCCCCGTCGTGGCCAGGGTGCCGGCCCTGATTCTCGTCGGCACCGTCGCGCTCGCGCTCGTGCTCGCGGGCGGCGGGTATCTGCCGGCCGGCGATGTCCGCGCGGTCCTCGTCGCCGCGCTGCACGGGGCGTTGCTGACGGCGGCGCTCGGTGCGGCGGCCGGCGCCAGCAGAGCCTGGACCGTCACGACGCCGGCGATCATCACGCTGGCCCTGATCGCGGTCGGCGCCGTCGCCTCCCGAATCCAGGCCCACGGGTCCCTGGCGTACCTCGCGGTGCTCGCCTGGCTTTCCTGGTTGGGGGTGCGAGGGCAACTCGCTCCGCTGGGGGGCCGGCCGACATCGATGATCGCCCTTCTCGTCGGCAGCCTCGCTGGTGTCGTGCTGGGCAGCCACGTCCTGCTCTCCGCAACGTTCACGCTCGGCTACCGCCTGCGCGACGACGGGGTGGCCGCCTGGCTCCTGGCCCTCGCGTACGACGTCGGGCTGAACATCCCGTCGGCCGAGCTGTTCGTCCGCGGCGTGGTGTTCGACGGCCTTCAACGCCGGGTCTCCTTCGCGACCGGCGCGGCCGTCGCGACGCTCGCGTACCTGGCCCGCTTTCTGCCTGATCCGCGGCTGCCGTCGGCGGTGGAGGTGCTCGCCGGCGCGACGATCTACCTGACCCTGTTGAGCGCCATCAACTCCTGGCTGTTCTGGTGGTCGGGCAGCCTGCTGCCGGGCCTGGCAAGCGCCCTGGCGTTCTTCGCCGCGTATCGCCTGTTGGGTACGTGA
- a CDS encoding HD-GYP domain-containing protein, translating into MGTKVATPEDGDLSLAYRRLNAAYAQTLRYAEDVRQLYQRMQRAVAQSLLGLANALEAKDAYTRGHSDRVGAWSRALGAALGLAAADAESIAQAGLLHDIGKIGVPEAVLTKRGPLTELEWHAMRRHPVVGAQIVAPFDFLAAGALIIRHHHERWDGSGYPDGLAGETIPLGARIVAVADVFDALTSDRPYRRALTVPEARARLAAEAGATLDAGVVAALLRLHPVDVGA; encoded by the coding sequence GTGGGCACGAAAGTAGCGACGCCCGAGGACGGCGACCTCAGCCTGGCCTACCGGCGGCTCAACGCCGCGTATGCCCAGACGCTGCGCTACGCTGAGGACGTTCGGCAGCTCTACCAGCGGATGCAGCGCGCTGTCGCCCAATCCCTGCTGGGGCTGGCCAACGCGCTGGAGGCCAAGGACGCCTACACCCGGGGCCACTCGGACCGGGTCGGCGCCTGGAGTCGCGCCCTGGGGGCGGCGCTCGGGCTGGCCGCGGCCGACGCGGAATCCATCGCCCAGGCCGGGCTGCTGCACGACATCGGCAAGATCGGCGTGCCCGAGGCCGTCCTCACCAAGCGCGGGCCGCTCACCGAGCTCGAGTGGCACGCGATGCGGCGCCATCCGGTCGTGGGAGCGCAGATCGTGGCGCCCTTCGACTTTCTGGCCGCCGGCGCCCTGATCATCCGTCATCATCACGAGCGCTGGGACGGCAGCGGCTACCCCGACGGGCTCGCCGGCGAAACCATCCCGCTCGGCGCCCGCATCGTCGCGGTCGCCGACGTGTTCGACGCGCTGACCTCGGATCGACCATATCGCCGGGCGCTGACGGTTCCAGAGGCGCGCGCCCGCCTCGCCGCCGAGGCCGGGGCCACGCTGGACGCCGGCGTGGTGGCGGCGCTCCTCCGGCTGCACCCCGTCGATGTGGGCGCTTGA
- a CDS encoding response regulator: MATVLIVDDEPNIVELVRVTLEDDRLDVVAATSGTEALELAAAVRPQVVLLDVHLPDLSGLEVCRRLRRDPSLSGARIVMLTAAAQRDDVRAGLAAGADEYLTKPFSPVRLLSLVETLIPGVTLWARK, translated from the coding sequence ATGGCGACGGTGCTCATCGTCGACGACGAGCCGAACATCGTGGAGCTGGTGCGGGTCACCCTGGAGGACGACCGCCTGGACGTCGTCGCGGCGACGTCAGGCACCGAGGCGCTGGAGCTGGCTGCGGCCGTCCGTCCCCAGGTCGTCCTGCTCGACGTCCACCTCCCCGACCTGAGCGGGCTGGAGGTCTGCCGCCGCCTGCGCCGTGATCCGAGCCTCTCCGGTGCGCGCATCGTCATGCTGACGGCCGCCGCGCAGAGAGACGACGTGAGGGCGGGGCTGGCCGCCGGCGCCGACGAGTACCTGACCAAGCCGTTCTCGCCGGTTCGACTGCTCTCCCTCGTCGAAACGCTGATCCCCGGCGTGACCTTGTGGGCACGAAAGTAG
- a CDS encoding F0F1 ATP synthase subunit epsilon produces the protein MADRLTLEIATPTRLVVSEQVDEVVAPGVEGYFGVLPGHAPFLTTLGVGELTYRTGREEFHLAVADGFCEVRNDKVIVLADTAERPDEIDRDRAERARQRAEQRLAGRGTDEIDYARAQAALARALSRLQVAGRSQ, from the coding sequence GTGGCCGACCGGCTCACGCTCGAGATCGCCACGCCCACGCGGCTTGTCGTCTCGGAGCAGGTCGACGAGGTCGTGGCCCCCGGCGTCGAGGGGTACTTCGGGGTCCTGCCCGGCCACGCGCCGTTTCTCACCACGCTCGGCGTCGGAGAGCTGACGTACCGAACGGGGCGGGAAGAGTTCCACCTGGCGGTGGCCGACGGGTTCTGCGAAGTGCGCAACGACAAGGTCATCGTGCTGGCCGACACCGCCGAGCGCCCCGACGAGATCGACCGTGACCGGGCCGAGCGCGCCCGGCAGCGCGCCGAGCAGCGCCTGGCCGGCCGGGGCACGGACGAGATCGACTACGCGCGAGCCCAGGCTGCGCTGGCTCGCGCGCTCAGCCGCCTGCAAGTCGCCGGTCGATCGCAGTAG